One region of Oncorhynchus mykiss isolate Arlee chromosome 8, USDA_OmykA_1.1, whole genome shotgun sequence genomic DNA includes:
- the LOC110529396 gene encoding tau-tubulin kinase 2 isoform X1, with protein sequence MSCVVEQAADILSVTDLVRERWRVVKKIGGGGFGEIYEVLDQLSQVNVALKVESAQQPKQVLKMEVAVLKKLQGKDHVCRFVGCGRNDRFNYVVMELQGRNLADLRRTMSRGTFTISTTLRLGRQMLEAIESIHSVGFLHRDIKPSNFAMGRLASTCRCCYMLDFGLARQFTNSCQEVRPPRPVAGFRGTVRYASVNAHKNKEMGRHDDLWSLFYMLVEFMVGQLPWRKVKDKEQVGNLKEAYDHHLMLKHLPSEFSVFLDHILTLDYYTKPDYQLLISVFENAMKSQSVLENDPYDWERCDSEDMLTITASATTAQQFTRLTPAYMGMANASVLPGELQRENTEDVLQGERLSDADNCPPIPAQHQRAAQGADVWEEMDRNRNRKHTAALKQQKTLIRKVVSEDEHSQNQGGNQSPNTGSVQSSPRRVRSETMFLDRAAPLLRRMRHSQSLAFEKRLAPEPKPTIERFLEAYLGKQRPQEREKTIPENGGGQGEQVDTPCDDDQATGTPDQEEGAGASSGGFVALNLSTVPQEGDSQEWVMLELEQGGGSGALGAAKPPGDDALDGDKPGTQAEAQDQQPPSGPISPVQSHMALPCTWLLGGKRLPGMLGHLGRAQMEQSPNPVPQSPVTEKSEAIPLEAPFTRPTDPQEGKVGETVQSAPSPVPSLIPAHLTNDKDPESDSGLPDRSSEPNQRPQVEKARGTAENAVTVSSSPPPVLLQRESPSLSRLSRIPVRDPTTAPDSPTPLTTDRRHRWSSPVPGSPSHSPSPSLSCDNLLPCGVRERLLSCSDRGSRSDWLGEDRDPLSLSLSSSGSRSKIPRPVNSPLLGPEQHQQLSSSGRFLPRPPPGKPPTRPAVDNSRHRRFRVRASSTSDADFLASLTQLMKDRGGALFSPPPRPRSSSSLLQRSLSSSPSRHEHREGGGVFVERSCSPSSFSGSPPPPRYPQDRLSGQQGIPWGAGPGARGRVSSHEGKGSGKVSR encoded by the exons ATGAGTTGCGTTGTAGAGCAGGCGGCAGACATCCTGTCAGTGACAGACCTGGTccgggagagatggagagtg GTGAAGAAGATTGGCGGGGGAGGCTTCGGGGAGATCTACGAGGTACTGGATCAACTGAGCCAGGTCAACGTGGCCCTGAAGGTGGAGTCTGCACAGCAGCCCAAACAGGTGCTGAAGATGGAAGTGGCTGTGCTAAAGAAGCtccagg GGAAAGATCACGTGTGTCGCTTTGTGGGCTGTGGTCGTAATGACCGCTTCAACTATGTGGTGATGGAGCTTCAG GGGAGGAATCTGGCAGACCTGCGCAGAACTATGTCTCGTGGCACCTTCACCATCTCCACCACTCTGAGGCTGGGCAGGCAGATGCTGGAAGCCATCGAGAGCATCCACTCTGTGGGCTTCCTGCATCGGGACATCAAACCG TCAAACTTTGCCATGGGGCGCCTGGCCAGCACGTGCCGATGCTGCTACATGCTTGACTTTGGTCTGGCCCGGCAATTCACCAACTCTTGTCAGGAAGTGCGCCCT ccCCGTCCCGTGGCAGGGTTCAGAGGAACTGTGCGCTATGCCTCAGTCAATGCACACAAGAATAAG GAGATGGGTCGCCATGACgacctctggtctctcttctaCATGCTGGTGGAGTTCATGGTGGGCCAGCTACCATGGAGGAAGGTCAAAGacaaa GAACAGGTGGGGAACCTGAAGGAGGCCTACGACCATCACCTAATGCTCAAACATCTCCCTTCAGAGTTCAGCGTCTTCCTGGATCATATCCTGACCTTGGACTACTACACTAAGCCTGACTATCAG CTACTAATATCAGTGTTTGAGAATGCCATGAAGAGTCAAAGTGTGTTGGAGAACGACCCGTATGACTGGGAGAGGTGCGACTCGGAGGATATGCTAACCATCACCGCTTCGGCCACCACCGCTCAGCAATTCACCCGCCTCACACCAGCTTACATGGG caTGGCCAACGCCTCGGTGCTCCCCGGCGAGCTGCAGAGGGAGAACACTGAGGACGTACTGCAGGGCGAGCGCCTAAGCGACGCCGACAACTGTCCCCCCATCCCGGCCCAGCACCAACGTGCTGCCCAGGGTGCCGACGTGTGGGAGGAGATGGACCGCAATCGCAACCGAAAACACACCGCAGCCctgaaacaacaaaaaacactcaTCAGGAAG GTGGTGAGTGAGGACGAGCACAGCCAGAACCAGGGGGGTAACCAGAGCCCCAACACAGGTTCCGTCCAGAGCTCTCCCAGACGGGTGCGCTCAGAGACCATGTTCCTAGACCGGGCAGCCCCCCTGCTCCGGAGAATGAGACACAGCCAGAGCCTGGCCTTTGAGAAGAGACTGGCCCCCGAACCCAAGCCCACCATTGAACGCTTCCTCGAGGCCTA TCTGGGGAAGCAGCGTCCTCAGGAGCGAGAGAAGACCATCCCAGAGAACGGCGGTGGGCAAGGGGAGCAGGTTGACACCCCCTGCGATGATGACCAGGCGACAGGGACCCCCGACCAGGAGGAGGGGGCTGGGGCCAGCAGTGGAGGCTTTGTGGCCCTCAACCTTAGCACTGTACCCCAGGAGGGAGACTCCCAGGAGTGGGTGATGCTGGAGCTGGAACAGGGGGGAGGCAGCGGGGCCTTGGGGGCAGCCAAGCCTCCAGGAGACGACGCTCTGGATGGGGATAAACCAGGGACCCAAGCAGAGGCCCAGGACCAACAGCCTCCCTCAGGCCCAATCAGTCCCGTCCAGTCCCACATGGCCCTGCCCTGTACCTGGTTACTGGGCGGCAAGAGGCTGCCTGGGATGCTAGGCCACTTGGGCCGAGCTCAGATGGAGCAG TCTCCCAACCCCGTACCGCAGTCCCCCGTGACAGAGAAGAGTGAAGCCATACCGTTAGAGGCCCCGTTCACCAGACCCACCGACCCCCAAGAGGGCAAGGTTGGTGAGACGGTCCAGTCAGCCCCCAGCCCTGTGCCAAGCCTCATCCCAGCCCACCTCACCAACGATAAAGACCCAGAGAGCGACTCTGGCCTCCCCGACCGTTCCTCTGAACCCAACCAGCGCCCCCAGGTTGAGAAAGCTAGAGGCACCGCAGAGAATGCCGTCactgtctcctcctcaccccctccgGTCCTCCTGCAAAGGGAATCCCCCTCCTTGTCCAGACTGAGCCGCATCCCTGTACGAGACCCAACTACCGCCCCGGATTCCCCCACCCCCCTCACCACGGATCGCCGTCACCGCTGGAGCAGCCCTGTGCCCGGCTCGCCCTCCCACTCGCCCTCACCATCCCTCTCCTGCGACAACCTGCTACCCTGTGGTGTCCGAGAGCGTCTCCTGTCCTGCTCGGACCGCGGCTCACGCTCCGACTGGCTTGGGGAGGACCGtgaccccctctccctctcgctctcctcctcggGCAGCAGGAGTAAGATCCCGCGTCCCGTTAACTCCCCTCTTCTGGGGCCCGAGCAGCATCAGCAGCTCTCCTCCTCCGGCAGGTTCCTGCCTCGCCCGCCTCCCGGGAAACCGCCCACCCGCCCGGCTGTAGACAACAG TAGGCACCGGCGGTTCCGGGTGCGCGCCAGCAGCACCAGCGATGCTGACTTCCTGGCCAGCCTGACCCAACTGATGAAGGACCGCGGCGGTGCACTCTTCAGTCCACCGCCGCGCCCCCGTAGCTCCTCCTCCTTGCTGCAGCGCTCACTCAGCTCCTCCCCCTCCCGTCACGAGCACCGCGAGGGGGGTGGGGTCTTCGTGGAGCGCAGCTGCTCTCCGTCCAGCTTCTCGGGGTCCCCTCCCCCTCCACGGTACCCCCAGGACAGGCTCAGCGGGCAGCAGGGAATACCATGGGGTGCAGGGCCCGGTGCCCGAGGAAGGGTCTCCAGCCACGAGGGCAAAGGCAGTGGCAAAGTGAGCCGATAA
- the LOC110529396 gene encoding tau-tubulin kinase 2 isoform X2, translated as MSCVVEQAADILSVTDLVRERWRVVKKIGGGGFGEIYEVLDQLSQVNVALKVESAQQPKQVLKMEVAVLKKLQGKDHVCRFVGCGRNDRFNYVVMELQGRNLADLRRTMSRGTFTISTTLRLGRQMLEAIESIHSVGFLHRDIKPSNFAMGRLASTCRCCYMLDFGLARQFTNSCQEVRPPRPVAGFRGTVRYASVNAHKNKEMGRHDDLWSLFYMLVEFMVGQLPWRKVKDKEQVGNLKEAYDHHLMLKHLPSEFSVFLDHILTLDYYTKPDYQLLISVFENAMKSQSVLENDPYDWERCDSEDMLTITASATTAQQFTRLTPAYMGMANASVLPGELQRENTEDVLQGERLSDADNCPPIPAQHQRAAQGADVWEEMDRNRNRKHTAALKQQKTLIRKVVSEDEHSQNQGGNQSPNTGSVQSSPRRVRSETMFLDRAAPLLRRMRHSQSLAFEKRLAPEPKPTIERFLEAYLGKQRPQEREKTIPENGGGQGEQVDTPCDDDQATGTPDQEEGAGASSGGFVALNLSTVPQEGDSQEWVMLELEQGGGSGALGAAKPPGDDALDGDKPGTQAEAQDQQPPSGPISPVQSHMALPCTWLLGGKRLPGMLGHLGRAQMEQSPNPVPQSPVTEKSEAIPLEAPFTRPTDPQEGKVGETVQSAPSPVPSLIPAHLTNDKDPESDSGLPDRSSEPNQRPQVEKARGTAENAVTVSSSPPPVLLQRESPSLSRLSRIPVRDPTTAPDSPTPLTTDRRHRWSSPVPGSPSHSPSPSLSCDNLLPCGVRERLLSCSDRGSRSDWLGEDRDPLSLSLSSSGSRSKIPRPVNSPLLGPEQHQQLSSSGRFLPRPPPGKPPTRPAVDNRHRRFRVRASSTSDADFLASLTQLMKDRGGALFSPPPRPRSSSSLLQRSLSSSPSRHEHREGGGVFVERSCSPSSFSGSPPPPRYPQDRLSGQQGIPWGAGPGARGRVSSHEGKGSGKVSR; from the exons ATGAGTTGCGTTGTAGAGCAGGCGGCAGACATCCTGTCAGTGACAGACCTGGTccgggagagatggagagtg GTGAAGAAGATTGGCGGGGGAGGCTTCGGGGAGATCTACGAGGTACTGGATCAACTGAGCCAGGTCAACGTGGCCCTGAAGGTGGAGTCTGCACAGCAGCCCAAACAGGTGCTGAAGATGGAAGTGGCTGTGCTAAAGAAGCtccagg GGAAAGATCACGTGTGTCGCTTTGTGGGCTGTGGTCGTAATGACCGCTTCAACTATGTGGTGATGGAGCTTCAG GGGAGGAATCTGGCAGACCTGCGCAGAACTATGTCTCGTGGCACCTTCACCATCTCCACCACTCTGAGGCTGGGCAGGCAGATGCTGGAAGCCATCGAGAGCATCCACTCTGTGGGCTTCCTGCATCGGGACATCAAACCG TCAAACTTTGCCATGGGGCGCCTGGCCAGCACGTGCCGATGCTGCTACATGCTTGACTTTGGTCTGGCCCGGCAATTCACCAACTCTTGTCAGGAAGTGCGCCCT ccCCGTCCCGTGGCAGGGTTCAGAGGAACTGTGCGCTATGCCTCAGTCAATGCACACAAGAATAAG GAGATGGGTCGCCATGACgacctctggtctctcttctaCATGCTGGTGGAGTTCATGGTGGGCCAGCTACCATGGAGGAAGGTCAAAGacaaa GAACAGGTGGGGAACCTGAAGGAGGCCTACGACCATCACCTAATGCTCAAACATCTCCCTTCAGAGTTCAGCGTCTTCCTGGATCATATCCTGACCTTGGACTACTACACTAAGCCTGACTATCAG CTACTAATATCAGTGTTTGAGAATGCCATGAAGAGTCAAAGTGTGTTGGAGAACGACCCGTATGACTGGGAGAGGTGCGACTCGGAGGATATGCTAACCATCACCGCTTCGGCCACCACCGCTCAGCAATTCACCCGCCTCACACCAGCTTACATGGG caTGGCCAACGCCTCGGTGCTCCCCGGCGAGCTGCAGAGGGAGAACACTGAGGACGTACTGCAGGGCGAGCGCCTAAGCGACGCCGACAACTGTCCCCCCATCCCGGCCCAGCACCAACGTGCTGCCCAGGGTGCCGACGTGTGGGAGGAGATGGACCGCAATCGCAACCGAAAACACACCGCAGCCctgaaacaacaaaaaacactcaTCAGGAAG GTGGTGAGTGAGGACGAGCACAGCCAGAACCAGGGGGGTAACCAGAGCCCCAACACAGGTTCCGTCCAGAGCTCTCCCAGACGGGTGCGCTCAGAGACCATGTTCCTAGACCGGGCAGCCCCCCTGCTCCGGAGAATGAGACACAGCCAGAGCCTGGCCTTTGAGAAGAGACTGGCCCCCGAACCCAAGCCCACCATTGAACGCTTCCTCGAGGCCTA TCTGGGGAAGCAGCGTCCTCAGGAGCGAGAGAAGACCATCCCAGAGAACGGCGGTGGGCAAGGGGAGCAGGTTGACACCCCCTGCGATGATGACCAGGCGACAGGGACCCCCGACCAGGAGGAGGGGGCTGGGGCCAGCAGTGGAGGCTTTGTGGCCCTCAACCTTAGCACTGTACCCCAGGAGGGAGACTCCCAGGAGTGGGTGATGCTGGAGCTGGAACAGGGGGGAGGCAGCGGGGCCTTGGGGGCAGCCAAGCCTCCAGGAGACGACGCTCTGGATGGGGATAAACCAGGGACCCAAGCAGAGGCCCAGGACCAACAGCCTCCCTCAGGCCCAATCAGTCCCGTCCAGTCCCACATGGCCCTGCCCTGTACCTGGTTACTGGGCGGCAAGAGGCTGCCTGGGATGCTAGGCCACTTGGGCCGAGCTCAGATGGAGCAG TCTCCCAACCCCGTACCGCAGTCCCCCGTGACAGAGAAGAGTGAAGCCATACCGTTAGAGGCCCCGTTCACCAGACCCACCGACCCCCAAGAGGGCAAGGTTGGTGAGACGGTCCAGTCAGCCCCCAGCCCTGTGCCAAGCCTCATCCCAGCCCACCTCACCAACGATAAAGACCCAGAGAGCGACTCTGGCCTCCCCGACCGTTCCTCTGAACCCAACCAGCGCCCCCAGGTTGAGAAAGCTAGAGGCACCGCAGAGAATGCCGTCactgtctcctcctcaccccctccgGTCCTCCTGCAAAGGGAATCCCCCTCCTTGTCCAGACTGAGCCGCATCCCTGTACGAGACCCAACTACCGCCCCGGATTCCCCCACCCCCCTCACCACGGATCGCCGTCACCGCTGGAGCAGCCCTGTGCCCGGCTCGCCCTCCCACTCGCCCTCACCATCCCTCTCCTGCGACAACCTGCTACCCTGTGGTGTCCGAGAGCGTCTCCTGTCCTGCTCGGACCGCGGCTCACGCTCCGACTGGCTTGGGGAGGACCGtgaccccctctccctctcgctctcctcctcggGCAGCAGGAGTAAGATCCCGCGTCCCGTTAACTCCCCTCTTCTGGGGCCCGAGCAGCATCAGCAGCTCTCCTCCTCCGGCAGGTTCCTGCCTCGCCCGCCTCCCGGGAAACCGCCCACCCGCCCGGCTGTAGACAACAG GCACCGGCGGTTCCGGGTGCGCGCCAGCAGCACCAGCGATGCTGACTTCCTGGCCAGCCTGACCCAACTGATGAAGGACCGCGGCGGTGCACTCTTCAGTCCACCGCCGCGCCCCCGTAGCTCCTCCTCCTTGCTGCAGCGCTCACTCAGCTCCTCCCCCTCCCGTCACGAGCACCGCGAGGGGGGTGGGGTCTTCGTGGAGCGCAGCTGCTCTCCGTCCAGCTTCTCGGGGTCCCCTCCCCCTCCACGGTACCCCCAGGACAGGCTCAGCGGGCAGCAGGGAATACCATGGGGTGCAGGGCCCGGTGCCCGAGGAAGGGTCTCCAGCCACGAGGGCAAAGGCAGTGGCAAAGTGAGCCGATAA
- the churc1 gene encoding protein Churchill, with protein MCNGCVQKEYPDRGNTCLENGSYLMNYLGCANCHQRDFVLISNKATEDEDGEEIVTYDHVCKNCDHVVARHEYTFSVVDDYQEYTMLCMLCGKAEDSISVLPDDPRQTAPLF; from the exons ATGTGTAATGGTTGTGTGCAGAAAGAGTACCCCGACAGG GGGAACACATGTTTGGAGAATGGCTCCTACCTGATGAACTACCTGGGCTGTGCCAACTGTCACCAGAGGGACTTTGTGTTGATCAGCAACAAGGCCAcagaggatgaggatggagaggagatagTCACCTATGATC ATGTGTGTAAAAACTGTGACCACGTCGTAGCCAGGCATGAGTATACCTTCTCTGTGGTGGACGATTATCAG GAGTACACAATGTTGTGCATGCTGTGTGGGAAGGCGGAGGACTCCATCAGTGTGCTGCCAGATGATCCCAGGCAAACCGCCCCTCTCTTCTAG